Proteins from a single region of Urocitellus parryii isolate mUroPar1 chromosome 4, mUroPar1.hap1, whole genome shotgun sequence:
- the Rexo4 gene encoding RNA exonuclease 4 isoform X1: MKAKALASERAASILAAQPGADGKLARKRSKKRFWKSKAREGSSTSGSVPRVAVGRPPKAPEDFSQNWKALRELLKQTSQTPEKPVVSQMDPKRQPHLNHQNRKETSAKVKGEEMPTKKDQEATGGSVPSGSRRKRIVPVPPTEAKGAEHKKGAKKRTNGDVSLKQGNIKHKKRKAKEAAVASAPALPTEEDIWFDDVDPADIEAAIGPEAARIARRQLGQRESSTTLVKEQAFHGLTRALALDCEMVGVGPKGEESIVARVSLVNQYGKCVYDKYVKPTEPVTDYRTAVSGIRPEKLKQGEELEVVQREVAEMLKGRILVGHALHNDLKVLFLDHPKKKIRDTQKYKPFKSQVKSGRPSLKLLSEKILGIRVQQAEHCSIQDAQAAMRLYVMVKREWENTAGDRHPPASAPDSCNENS; encoded by the exons ATGAAGGCGAAGGCGCTGGCCTCCGAGCGTGCCGCGAGCATCCTCGCCGCTCAGCCGGGTGCTGACGGGAAGCTCGCGCGGAAGAGAAGCAAGAAGAGGTTCTGGAAGAGCAAAGCGCGAGAAGGAAGCAGCACGTCGGGAAGCGTCCCCAGAGTGGCCGTGGGGCGGCCTCCCAAGGCCCCCGAAGACTTTTCTCAAAACTGGAAGGCGCTGAGGGAG CTGCTGAAGCAAACATCACAAACCCCAGAAAAGCCTGTTGTCTCTCAGATGGATCCAAAAAGGCAGCCTCACCTTAACCATCAGAACAGAAAAGAGACCTCAGCTAAAGTCAAGGGAGAGGAGATGCCAACAAAAAAAGACCAGGAGGCCACAGGGGGCTCTGTTCCCTCTGGATCTAGGAGGAAAAGGATTGTGCCAGTACCTCCCACAGAGGCCAAGGGAGCAGAGCATAAGAAAGGAGCCAAGAAAAGGACAAATGGTGACGTTTCTTTGAAACAAGGGAACATCAAGCATAAGAAGCGGAAAGCTAAGGAAGCAGCCGTGGCCTCAGCTCCAGCCCTGCCCACTGA GGAAGACATCTGGTTTGATGATGTTGATCCAGCAGATATCGAAGCTGCTATAGGCCCAGAGGCAGCCAGGATAGCAAGGAGGCAGCTGGGCCAGAGGGAGAGCAGCACCACCCTGGTGAAGGAACAGGCCTTCCACGG CCTGACAAGAGCCTTGGCCCTGGATTGTGAGATGGTGGGCGTGGGCCCCAAGGGGGAGGAGAGCATCGTGGCCCGTGTGTCCCTCGTGAACCAATATGGGAAGTGCGTTTATGACAAGTACGTGAAGCCCACCGAGCCCGTGACAGACTACAGGACAGCAGTCAGTGGGATTCGGCCCGAGAAGCTCAAGCAGG GAGAAGAGCTTGAGGTTGTGCAGAGGGAAGTGGCAGAAATGCTCAAGGGCAGAATCCTGGTGGGGCACGCGCTTCACAATGATTTAAAG GTGCTGTTTCTTGatcatccaaaaaagaaaatccgGGACACCCAGAAATACAAACCTTTCAAGAGTCAAGTAAAG AGTGGAAGGCCATCTCTGAAACTACTTTCTGAGAAAATCCTGGGCATCAGGGTCCAGCAGGCAGAGCACTGTTCG ATCCAGGATGCCCAGGCAGCAATGAGGCTCTACGTCATGGTGAAGAGGGAGTGGGAGAACACTGCAGGAGACAGGCACCCCCCGGCCTCTGCCCCAGACAGCTGCAATGAGAACTCCTAG
- the Adamts13 gene encoding A disintegrin and metalloproteinase with thrombospondin motifs 13, protein MSQLHPWVRCQPLSMAGVRGVLAGAFVLGCLALSDFQQNFLEALEPEDLASYLGPNLPLKEGDILVDAGRLYVQPVKRHHWERVSHWSSAQPHLFHRPAVPESIQAPQHLLSRSFTLGLSSTPGHPSPRLQRRRRAVGGTLHLELLVAVGPDVHQAHQEDTERYILTNLNIGSELLRDPSLGAQFRVHLVKLIILTETKDAPNITANITSSLLNVCEWSQTINPVDVTDPGHADLVLYITRFDLELPDGNRQVRGVTQLGGVCSPSWSCLITEDTGFDLGVTIAHEIGHSFGLDHDGAPGSGCEPSGHVMASDGVVPVHGGLEWSMCSRRQLQHLLSLGRVPCAWHPPQSPSGSKDHLLDAQPGLYYGADEQCRVAFGPGAFACTFTREGLDMCQALSCHTDPRDQGSCSRRLIPLLDGTECGTEKWCSKGHCRSLAELTPVAAVHGQWSSWGPRSPCSRSCGGGVVTRRRRCSNPRPAFGGRACVGADLQAEMCNTQACEKTQLEFMSEQCAQTDGQPLHLSPGIPSFYHWGAAAQYSQGDALCRYMCRAIGKSFIVRRGDHFLDGTRCVPSGPREDGALSLCVSGSCRTFGCDGRMDSQLVWDACHVCGGDNSTCSPQKGSFTAGRAQEYATFLTVTPNMTNVHIVNHRPLFTHLAMRIRGRYIVAGNGSISPSTTYPSLLEDSRVEYRVTLTEDQLPYLEEIRIWGPAQEDMEIQVYRRHSEEHGQLTRPNVTFTYFQPREQAAWAWAPVRGPCSVSCGAGLRWVSYGCLDQARGQWVETVQCQESPQPPSWPESCNPAPCPPYWLAGDFGPCSASCGGGLRERLLRCVEAQGSLLRTLSPAQCRAVAQQPAVEVETCNSQPCPARWKVSDTGPCTVACGTSVAFWNITPVQGSDGLEAPATTGPCCMDERSPALKPCTRMACPPGWSQPDTMSLGEEAPLPLGNARLEAQAAHMWTPLTGPCSVSCGRGLMELRFLCMDSALGTPVQEELCGVAGKPGSRQEVCRAGPCPARWEARALAPCPVTCGGGQVPLAVRCVRLDHGRPVPLPHSKCWPVPRPGPFEDCSPEPCPARWKVTSLGPCSASCGLGTAVRTVACMQLEGGQDTEVDEVSCAALVRPQASVPCLLTDCTYLWHVGTWTECSVSCGDGIQRRHATCHGAQAPVPASFCQHSPKPATVRSCQAGPCEGRGTLHSVPHKEATDPSQTIAAVAGASLEWPQESLVESSACGRQHLEPTGTIDMRSPGQADCVVAIGRPLGEVVTLQVLESTLNCSAGEKLLLWGRFMWRKLCGKLSGLTFSSRTNILVAKLHLVWPGSGVLLGYRSQPATGTFYRECDIQLFGPQGEIVSPLLSSAMMGVGGCRVFISVAPQARIAIHALVTHMGPRTKGTNASYVSIRDAHSLRTTTFHGQQALYWESEGSEAEVEFSQGFLEAHASLQGQYWTLNPRMPEEPGAQPGPALDFSPSFGRKEKEPNTQ, encoded by the exons ATGAGCCAGCTTCACCCCTGGGTGAGATGCCAGCCTCTGTCCATGGCTGGCGTCAGGGGAGTCCTTGCTGGTGCCTTTGTCCTGGGCTGCTTGGCACTCTCCGATTTCCAGCAG AACTTTCTTGAGGCCCTGGAGCCCGAGGACCTGGCTTCTTACCTTGGCCCCAATCTACCTTTGAAG GAAGGTGACATCTTGGTGGATGCGGGAAGACTGTATGTCCAGCCAGTGAAGAGGCATCACTGGGAGCGGGTGTCTCACTGGAGCAGTGCCCAGCCACACCTGTTCCACAGGCCCGCAGTCCCAGAGTCTATACAAG CTCCCCAGCACCTGCTTTCCAGAAGCTTCACCCTTGGCCTTTCGTCCACTCCAGGCCATCCTTCCCCTCGCCTCCAGAGACGGAGACGGGCTGTAGGGGGCACCCTGCACCTGGAACTGCTGGTGGCTGTGGGCCCCGATGTCCACCAGGCTCACCAGGAGGATACAGAACGCTACATACTCACCAACCTCAACATT GGGTCAGAACTGCTGAGGGACCCGTCCCTGGGGGCTCAGTTCCGTGTGCACCTGGTGAAGCTGATCATTCTCACAGAGACCAAG GATGCTCCCAACATCACAGCCAACATCACCTCATCCCTGTTGAACGTTTGTGAGTGGAGCCAGACCATCAACCCTGTGGATGTCACAGATCCTGGGCATGCCGACCTGGTCCTCTACATCACCAG GTTCGACTTGGAGTTGCCTGATGGCAACCGACAAGTTCGGGGGGTCACCCAACTGGGGGGTGTCTGTTCCCCCTCCTGGAGCTGCCTCATCACAGAGGACACTGGCTTCGATCTGGGGGTCACTATTGCCCATGAGATTGGGCACAG CTTTGGCCTTGACCATGATGGTGCACCAGGCAGTGGATGTGAGCCCAGTGGCCATGTGATGGCATCTGATGGTGTGGTGCCAGTGCATGGGGGCCTGGAGTGGTCCATGTGCAGCCGCCGGCAGCTGCAGCACCTGCTTAG CTTGGGACGGGTGCCCTGCGCGTGGCACCCACCACAGTCACCATCTGGATCCAAGGACCACCTGCTGGATGCACAGCCAGGCCTCTACTATGGCGCAGATGAGCAGTGCCGGGTGGCCTTTGGCCCAGGGGCTTTTGCCTGCACCTTCACCAGGGAGGGCCTG GACATGTGCCAGGCTCTCTCCTGCCACACAGACCCTCGGGACCAAGGTAGCTGCAGCCGCCGCCTCATTCCCCTGCTCGATGGGACAGAATGTGGTACGGAGAAG TGGTGTTCCAAGGGTCACTGCCGCTCATTGGCAGAGCTGACCCCCGTGGCAGCAGTGCATGGACAGTGGTCCAGCTGGGGTCCCCGCAGCCCTTGCTCCCGCTCCTGTGGAGGAGGTGTGGTCACCAGGAGGCGGCGCTGCAGTAACCCCAG ACCTGCCTTTGGAGGGCGTGCGTGTGTCGGGGCTGACCTCCAGGCCGAGATGTGCAACACCCAG GCCTGCGAGAAGACTCAGCTGGAGTTCATGTCGGAGCAGTGTGCCCAGACTGATGGCCAGCCGCTGCACCTCTCCCCAGGCATCCCCTCCTTCTACCACTGGGGTGCCGCAGCACAGTACAGTCAAG GGGATGCTCTGTGCAGATACATGTGCCGGGCCATTGGCAAGAGCTTCATTGTGAGGCGTGGAGACCATTTCCTGGATGGGACTCGGTGTGTGCCGAGCGGCCCTCGGGAGGACGGGGCCCTGAGCCTGTGTGTGTCTGGCAGCTGCAGG ACATTTGGCTGCGATGGCAGGATGGACTCCCAGCTGGTGTGGGATGCATGCCATGTGTGTGGAGGGGACAATAGCACGTGCAGCCCACAAAAGGGCTCCTTCACGGCTGGTAGAGCCCAAG AGTATGCCACCTTCCTGACGGTCACACCCAACATGACCAACGTGCACATAGTCAACCACAGGCCACTCTTCACGCACCTGG CCATGAGGATCCGAGGGCGCTACATTGTGGCTGGGAATGGCAGCATCTCCCCCAGCACCACCTACCCCTCCCTACTGGAGGACAGCCGTGTGGAGTACAGAGTAACCCTCACAGAGGACCAGCTGCCCTACCTGGAGGAAATCCGCATCTGGGGACCAGCCCAGGAAGACATGGAGATTCAG GTGTATCGGCGGCACAGCGAGGAGCACGGCCAGCTCACCCGCCCCAACGTCACTTTCACCTACTTCCAGCCTAGGGAGCAGGCAGCCTGGGCGTGGGCCCCCGTGCGTGGGCCCTGCTCGGTGAGCTGTGGGGCAG GACTGCGCTGGGTGTCCTATGGCTGCCTGGACCAAGCCCGGGGGCAGTGGGTGGAGACTGTCCAGTGCCAAGAAAGCCCCCAGCCTCCCTCATGGCCAGAGTCCTGCAACCCTGCACCGTGCCCCCCATA cTGGCTGGCTGGAGACTTCGGCCCATGCAGTGCCTCCTGTGGGGGAGGCCTCCGTGAGAGGCTGCTGCGCTGTGTGGAGGCACAGGGGAGCCTCCTGAGGACGTTGTCCCCGGCCCAGTGCAGAGCGGTGGCCCAGCAGCCAGCAGTGGAGGTGGAAACCTGCaactcccagccctgcccagccag GTGGAAGGTATCAGACACTGGCCCCTGCACAGTGGCCTGTGGAACAAGTGTGGCCTTCTGGAATATAACACCTGTGCAGGGGTCAGATGGCCTGGAGGCACCAGCAACTACAGGGCCCTGCTGCATGGATGAGAGGTCACCTGCTCTCAAGCCCTGTACCAGGATGGCATGTCCTCCAGGCTGGAGTCAG CCAGACACCATGTCTCTTGGGGAAGAGGCCCCCTTGCCACTGGGCAATGCCAGGCTGGAGGCTCAGGCCGCACACATGTGGACTCCTCTGACAGGGCCATGCTCTGTCTCCTGTGGGCGAG GTCTGATGGAGCTGCGTTTCCTGTGCATGGACTCTGCCCTGGGGACACCTGTCCaggaagagctgtgtggtgtggctGGCAAGCCTGGGAGCCGGCAGGAAGTCTGCCGGGCTGGCCCGTGCCCCGCTCG GTGGGAGGCCCGAGCCTTGGCACCGTGCCCAGTGACCTGTGGAGGGGGTCAGGTGCCCCTGGCTGTGCGCTGCGTAAGGTTGGACCACGGCCGCCCTGTCCCTTTGCCCCACTCCAAGTGCTGGCCAGTGCCCCGACCTGGCCCCTTTGAGGACTGCAGCCCAGAACCCTGTCCAGCCAG GTGGAAGGTCACATCCCTTGGTCCATGCTCAGCCAGTTGTGGCCTTGGCACTGCTGTCCGCACAGTGGCCTGCATGCAACTTGAAGGAGGCCAGGACACTGAGGTGGATGAGGTGTCCTGTGCCGCTCTGGTGCGGCCACAAGCCAGTGTCCCCTGCCTCCTCACTGACTGTACCTACCTGTGGCACGTTGGCACCTGGACAGAG TGCTCTGTCTCCTGTGGGGATGGCATCCAGCGCCGGCACGCCACCTGCCATGGAGCCCAGGCACCTGTGCCAGCCAGCTTCTGCCAGCACTCACCCAAGCCAGCAACAGTGCGCAGCTGCCAAGCTGGGCCCTGTGAGGGGCGGGGGACCCTCCACTCAGTGCCCCACAAAGAAGCCACCGACCCCAGTCAGACCATAGCTGCTGTTGCTGGTGCTTCTCTGGAGTGGCCCCAGGAAAGCCTGGTGGAGTCCA GTGCCTGTGGCAGGCAGCACCTGGAACCCACAGGAACCATTGACATGCGAAGCCCAGGGCAGGCGGACTGTGTGGTGGCCATCGGGCGGCCCCTGGGTGAGGTGGTAACACTCCAAGTCCTTGAGAGCACCCTCAACTGCAGTGCAG GAGAGAAGTTGCTGCTTTGGGGCCGGTTCATGTGGAGGAAGTTGTGTGGGAAGCTGTCTGGCCTGACTTTCAGCTCCAGGACCAACATTCTGGTGGCTAAGCTGCACCTTGTGTGGCCCGGAAGTGGAGTGCTGCTGGGGTACAGGAGCCAGCCTGCCACTGGAACTTTCTACAGAG AATGTGACATACAGCTCTTTGGACCCCAGGGTGAAATCGTGAGCCCCCTACTGAGTTCAGCGATGATGGGTGTAGGGGGCTGCCGGGTCTTCATCAGTGTGGCTCCACAGGCCCGGATTGCCATCCATGCTCTGGTCACCCATATGGGCCCTAGAACTAAGGGAACCAACGCCAGCTATGTCTCA ATCCGGGATGCCCACAGCCTGAGGACCACAACATTCCACGGGCAGCAGGCTCTCTACTGGGAGTCAGAGGGCAGTGAGGCTGAGGTGGAGTTTAGCCAGGGCTTCCTGGAGGCACATGCCAGCCTGCAGGGTCAGTACTGGACCCTCAATCCCAGAATGCCAGAAGAGCCCGGAGCACAGCCAGGCCCTGCCCTAGATTTCTCTCCAAGctttggaaggaaagagaaggaaccCAACACCCAATGA
- the Rexo4 gene encoding RNA exonuclease 4 isoform X2 — MDPKRQPHLNHQNRKETSAKVKGEEMPTKKDQEATGGSVPSGSRRKRIVPVPPTEAKGAEHKKGAKKRTNGDVSLKQGNIKHKKRKAKEAAVASAPALPTEEDIWFDDVDPADIEAAIGPEAARIARRQLGQRESSTTLVKEQAFHGLTRALALDCEMVGVGPKGEESIVARVSLVNQYGKCVYDKYVKPTEPVTDYRTAVSGIRPEKLKQGEELEVVQREVAEMLKGRILVGHALHNDLKVLFLDHPKKKIRDTQKYKPFKSQVKSGRPSLKLLSEKILGIRVQQAEHCSIQDAQAAMRLYVMVKREWENTAGDRHPPASAPDSCNENS; from the exons ATGGATCCAAAAAGGCAGCCTCACCTTAACCATCAGAACAGAAAAGAGACCTCAGCTAAAGTCAAGGGAGAGGAGATGCCAACAAAAAAAGACCAGGAGGCCACAGGGGGCTCTGTTCCCTCTGGATCTAGGAGGAAAAGGATTGTGCCAGTACCTCCCACAGAGGCCAAGGGAGCAGAGCATAAGAAAGGAGCCAAGAAAAGGACAAATGGTGACGTTTCTTTGAAACAAGGGAACATCAAGCATAAGAAGCGGAAAGCTAAGGAAGCAGCCGTGGCCTCAGCTCCAGCCCTGCCCACTGA GGAAGACATCTGGTTTGATGATGTTGATCCAGCAGATATCGAAGCTGCTATAGGCCCAGAGGCAGCCAGGATAGCAAGGAGGCAGCTGGGCCAGAGGGAGAGCAGCACCACCCTGGTGAAGGAACAGGCCTTCCACGG CCTGACAAGAGCCTTGGCCCTGGATTGTGAGATGGTGGGCGTGGGCCCCAAGGGGGAGGAGAGCATCGTGGCCCGTGTGTCCCTCGTGAACCAATATGGGAAGTGCGTTTATGACAAGTACGTGAAGCCCACCGAGCCCGTGACAGACTACAGGACAGCAGTCAGTGGGATTCGGCCCGAGAAGCTCAAGCAGG GAGAAGAGCTTGAGGTTGTGCAGAGGGAAGTGGCAGAAATGCTCAAGGGCAGAATCCTGGTGGGGCACGCGCTTCACAATGATTTAAAG GTGCTGTTTCTTGatcatccaaaaaagaaaatccgGGACACCCAGAAATACAAACCTTTCAAGAGTCAAGTAAAG AGTGGAAGGCCATCTCTGAAACTACTTTCTGAGAAAATCCTGGGCATCAGGGTCCAGCAGGCAGAGCACTGTTCG ATCCAGGATGCCCAGGCAGCAATGAGGCTCTACGTCATGGTGAAGAGGGAGTGGGAGAACACTGCAGGAGACAGGCACCCCCCGGCCTCTGCCCCAGACAGCTGCAATGAGAACTCCTAG